The window ttaaaagagcatcatcagattctatcaagtcacactcaatatttgaaaacaaaacaggacttcattaagttccaaatttcaaattcctaggtgtttggacagaaataaatattaacattttcaaaTATTGAGTAGGTTTGATAGAatgtgatgatgttcttttaagaatgaaacatgatactgtatagacttttgggcttatgccgtgtcaagaaaataagggtgaaattctttacgttttgcagagaactgtgctctgattCATCAGAAGAAAGTTTTGACTGTCCAcgggaaaggcttcttaaacaatgactttttgaaatttagacgttataataaaagTAGAAATGGTacttcatttgtcaccagatggttccccggacgtggcacagtgctagcgcttatagcggaagctgactgaaccatcagaatcagtctaaaagggtcacataacatgtgtacataacatatgacattgacaggtgtaggacattgacataagcctggaatgaaacatctggcgatgaggaacgtacaaatttggaaaacacagagatgaaataacaacagtgaagggacaggggagggaactacctacgtaaaaccttaatggctggaaaatttataatgtccaataacggaccatttatattggtattataaatttactcatttggaacaaatatttcagattccctatgggaatcaacatctatatcaaccaggaattacttaattgatagccagagtccctgttgaaattgttaggatttctacgtatttccacagcttctcatataatcctgaacctgtagtgtctagtgtgggtaagagctcgagcatcttggaacatgacatcatgacccaacgatagagcgtgctcagctactgccgatttgtctggctggttgagacaaatattacgttcatgttccttgatacaggtaccaatggaccggcctgtttggccgatgtataccttaccgcaagtacagggaatttcgtataccccaggatgtaaaaatgaggacaatttgtccttggttttactcagactgtgagcaattttagtggcggtgccaaacacggtttttatattgtgcttgcggaggaccttggcaatttgatctgtggtgttgtgaatgtaaggcaagtagacagttcccttcacttcttcgttctgtgagctttgtttggtcgtttctctgggatgcagggctctatgaatttgcaaatcactgtaaccattagcaccgccactaaaattgctcacagtctgagtaaaaccaaggacaaattgtccccacttttacatcctggggtatacaaaattccctgtacttgcggtaaggtatacatcggccaaacatgccggttcattggtacccgtatcaaggaacatgaacgtaatattagtctcaaccagccagaaaatcagcaatagctgaacacACTCTATCggcaggtcatgatgtcatgttccaagatgctcgaactcttacccacactagacactacaggtccaggattataagggaagttgtggaaatacatagaaatcctaacaatttcaacagggacactggctatcaattaaataatacctggttgccagccattaaggttttacataggtagttctcttccctgtgccttcactatcgttatttcgtctcggtgttttccaaattcatacgttcctcatcgccagatgtttcattccaggcttgtgtcaatgtcctACACCTGTCAATgttatatgttacgtacacatgttatgtgacccttttagagtgattctgatggttcagtcacCTTCGCTAcgagcgctagcgctgtgccacatccggggagccatctggtgacgaatgaacgtaccatttccacttctattataacgtctacatttcaaaaagtcattgtttaagaagcctttctcgtgggcagtcgagattctgatgacgcagaacgaagttctctgcaaaacgtaaagaatttccccttattttcttgacacagcataagcccaaaagcttatacagtatcatgtctataagtatgggccgtgaaagcatcaatggcaacatgtcattctttgttttgattcCTCCTTTAATAATGTGTGTTTTATACAGGTATGATACAGTGTAATATTTAGACTGAACTTGTgtgctcgacagactgaaaagcttttaagttacattcaaTATTTTCCATTATTCAACACATAGGGTTGTTTTCTTTATTGCTCTTAATGTGTCCTCAAATACCTTAcacactttgtaaataatgtatttaatCTCTCTTTAATAACTACTGGCAAAGAGAGACCAGAATACAAGAATCTGATTCTAAATGGAATGCTTCAACATGCAATAGTAAGCTCTAGACTCACGTCTATTGTATTTGACACTCTTATATACTGGCCAACTGTGCCAGGATTCAATCCCATAACAATGGAGTACAGGAAGCATAAAAAGCAAACATGCAATTTTTTACAGGACTGTTGATTTCACAAACATAGTCATGGGATATGTAATCTAGACCACAGGGATATgaattttcacttcaaaaatcccacttgcaTTGGCTGGTATTCGAATTGTGGCTGCCTTGGTAAAAAGCCAGTGACTATGCAACTTGCCTATCACATCTCCCCCTTGAACATATTAACTACTAAACCTAGGCAGTCAATTTGGAGTATGAAGGTCAGTATTTAACTGAGTTCTACAACCCAACAAAAAAATTGTtcttttacaagatattagaatcattccgtattgacggttttcactttacaatggcgaaaaatgaaagtatcctcctaatcaatacatcatatattccgtcattagacggagtaatcaagatcagacatgtttcggctcgtttgagccattttcagtgaaaaaaattaggggggttggaataatttacataatatgagttgaaaaaatgctaaaaaacataatgaaagcgcaaatgaaaaaacaaacaaaagagcctaaacggaaacaaaattagcacaaatatacaatatttacatcaatatgcagagcaaaaaacaacttattgtgacttATTgtattttttgctctgcatattgatgtaaatattgtatatttgtgctaattttgtttccgtttaggctcttttgtttgttttttcatttgcgctttcattatgttttttagcattttttcaactcatattatgtaaattattccaacccccctaatttttttcactgaaaatggctcaaacgagccgaaacatgtctgatcttgtttactccgtctaatgacggaatatatgatgtattgattaggaggatactttcatttttcaccattgtaaaaagaaaaaattgtTCATTATTACGTAGGTTCTTCCTGATACAAGTGGAATGGCAGAAGAGGAACCTTATCATCCTTATCTCATATGTTGCTTTTGTTGTGAGACTGGTAAAATGGTGTCCAGGACAGAAATATGTACGAAGCAAGAACTATGTTATTGCCATTCCTACATGCAGAAAAAGTTACATCCTATAGTAAACATGTAACTTGCTGAACACTTATATGGACCACATTTCAACAGCCCTGTGTAACTGTCACCCAAAGAAATACTAAGAGTCTCAAATCAACTCATTTAGTGTAATTTGGTGAACTACAAAAAAGGGATGTTAGCTTCAAAACATTAGGTTTTTTTTGCTACttactttacattgcactgactcagacaggtcttacggcaacaaatGGGATATGAGACAGCCAGGACCAGGAAGGAAGTaatcgtggccttaaggtacagccccagtcttagccggatatgaaaatgggaaaccaaagaaaaccatcgtcagggctgtcaacagtggggttaaaacccgaAAGCAagccacagctacgtgacccaaaccgcatagccaacttgcttggtcaatACATAAGAAATCCAACTGAAAGTGATGCTTCACATGGGTCCTGTGGATGTTCATACAGGAACAGAAAGATCAAATGCAAGCCTGTTGCACTATATGAAACCAATACAAGGCTGTGTGTGACCACATCATTACCAATTCCTCAACAAAGAATAATTCAAAATGCAGTCATCAAGAGGTAATTTCCTAAGAAGCAAACACCCACAATCCTAGGTTGTAACATTGTGATACAAAGCTCCAGAGGTCCAGACATTCATAATTATGtcagagaagaaaattttctaacttcCATCTATTAAGGTCAATGAAAGATAAACTAGGCATCCAACATTTTTCTGAACACTTGTTCATCACTGGCGAGAAACCAAAACCAACACTGGGAAAAGCGGTATTTTGTAGCTTCAACCTGCAGTCAATGGATGTTGGTAAGATCCCTGTATTTATTAGAGCTCCAGTGCAAATTAATAGGAGAGAATACTTTAGCAACAGCTCTTATGCCAAGGAAAATATATAGAAAGCAAAGTATTCTACACACCTAGAACTGTTAGTTTTAAACAAATCATTTATAGAAACAAAAATAGATAATTCATTTTAGCAGGGACAGCAGCAGATTGGTCTCCTAAATGAAGCAGGAAAGCTAATATGCCATGATAAGTGTGCTATCCACAAATGTTAGACATAATGACAACCTTATAAATGTGATGAGACCAAAAATGGAGCATTGCCCAACATGTTCCAATGTGGTGTGTttataacaaacataaaaaatacaCAACAGGAAAAATGTAGAAATCTCTAAAGAGGCAATGAATATGCAGAGAAAGAAACCACTTACCAAGCAGTAAGTGGATGCTGTATACCAATAGTTTATGAAGATTACAAAACAGCAAATCATACATCTAAAAAAAAAGCACTTTAAATGGAGGTAGTTTTTATAATTATACACTTTATACAGTTGTAAAGTTTTGCTTCTGGCCAGCAGACCTTATTTGAGAATACACAACCACATGTATTAAGCCCCAGTAAAAGCATATTTAGTGGCCAAGAATACAATCCTTGCTTTAACAAGTCCTGTTGTAAAAATTACAGAGATCTACAGGAGACAGAAGGAAAGAAACTTTCCATGGCTGCAGTATCAGACGCTGGCAGGTCTACCCGATATTATTTCctgaatgaaatttcagagaagaTGGCAATTAATCTCCTAAGTTCGTCACTACTTATTTTTTTTATATTGGAAAGGAAACAGCTTGAAAAATTCATATATACACCATATAAGTTGATACATTTttacattttcaatatcttctatAGGTATTCACTGTAATATAATGTTCATTATGCTCTTCAGGACAAGACTACATCAgaacaaaaataattttcattatggtATAAAACAATAGGACAGATATATAAAAATGAGATATGAATAAGCCTACATTTTATTTTCTAAAACTTCACATGGAAATAAAAGCAATTCTCTGCCTCATGTAAAATTGCTTCTTTCAACAGAATTAGAACACTTTGTTTACTTGAATGATGATCACAAATCacatctaggggctgcctggccaaggcggtaaaggcgtgctcggttcacccggaaggatgtctGTTCGACTCCCAGTCAGGAATTCACAATTAAGCATTttatattttccaccttgtcgatacattaatggtttaaggcaacttattggttaaaagtggtacatgttttgtatattattaactTCAGCcagataacactgtttagatgaaaaattcatatattgacaaagtatcaatgcttgaaGCATTGAATTGAagcatgaatttttcatctaaacagtgttatctggctgaagatgttaataatatacgaaacatgtaccacttttaaccaataagttgccttaagcaattaatgtatcgacaaggtggaaaataaaaaaattacttagttgtgaatctgttaaagtgcaatatgaaccatgaagctgattttatgtaaccctgtcaggaagtcgaaatattcaagaaatgagacttccacttccggaggtgcatttagtcctgaggttcactcagcctacatcaagcatgagtatcaggttaattcctgggagcaaaggcagccgGGTATAGAGCTAACTACTCTGCCCCATCAACTACCagggttacagatagtggaagcctttaccttctacccctcaatggagacgactttgcttttacAAATTCGATCTTACATGAGGCTAGCAAACAACTGTAAGTTGGATGGTGAACGCTGACATTCACACATGTGCAGCAACATTCAGAAAAAGGAAAAAGATAAAGCAGCTTGCAATCCTATCCAACCAATTATAAACTGAATACTGAGCAGCGTGTAATGCTTTCACACCTGAATTTTCTTCAGAGACAATGAAGACTAGGATATTTTTCACAGAATTAgaaataaaaacagaaaagaaagggCAGAGATAGAAAGCTATAATTGCAAATTCTGtacatgattttttaaaatctcCTGGCTATAATCTTCTATCTGTGGTCTAGAACTAACACAATGAAAAAGTACCAAAACATTTAACAGTTACAGtgtaagtcaaaactgaaaagaaataaatggcttcaaaaaaagagagagagagcgtaCTGAATATGTTGGCAAAGAAATTGAAATGGTTGTGATCTCCCTATGCCTAGTCAGCAaatgggaaggaatgaaggaaggaagcctgtagttttatgtgactgttggtaTCACGATTATCGCCATGAGTCGTAGCAAAAGATGCAGCCAACCAATACCATACACATGTGATAAAAGTGggataagtttaataataataaataaatgtgtaCAGTGTGCATTATGTTTGTATAGAATACTATTGAGGATAACATTAAAATGGTAAGAAAttgagaaaattaattaaagaaattcaggcgTAAATATATCAAGGATATTTTAGATTTCTAGGTTAAACCGAAGAGTCATATAGGCCTACAAAATGACAAAAAGCTGCAGGTATTTCTAACTTTTTGTACCATTTTGGTTCAACACAGCAGTTCCAGTTATCACAACGGAATTTTCTCAGTGATGAATAGTAATGTAATCATGGAAAAAAAATACTTCTGAAAGAATACAAATACTGACAGATCTATCATTAAGAAAACAAGAGAAAGGTATAGAGCTTGAGCTATATATTCCGTAGGTACTGAACTGCATTTCCCAGGATAAAATCTGTGCCAATGAGCATTTcagagggaattttttttttttaaatcagcaaCTGGAATGTCTACTTTTAATTCAAATGTTCAATTATAACTATTAATAGCATATGCATAACTTCTTCATCCTTCTTTCCTAAATTCTCCTGAAGAACATTCCTCTTAAGAAAGCAACTTTATCTATGGCTATCTGGTTTGTAATGTAACCATGACTCTATGTCTTtggatatattatttataaaccaAAGTAAGGTTAAGAACTACTACTTATTGGTTACAAGTTTCAGTCAAAAATTTCGAACAACACAAAACACATTTCATAAGTCCTGCCACATATTCCAAGGCAGTCAACAATGAAGCATATCATGGGTCAAAAATGTAATTGACAGCATGGCATGTAAGGCCAACAAGGTTTAACTCATTAACATTCTTTTGGAGACCGAAAGAATATCATTCAACTTGGAATATGCTTCACTTAAAATGGTTAAATGCCACCATACCAAGTTTATAAACTCATAATCTACCTGGCACGTAGGTATTTGCATAACTTGCCAATCAGTACAACATGTTGCTATCCAATTGAGATTTCACACAACGATCTGGTACACAGACAATCCATGCTTACATTTTTATGTCAATAAATATAGGCTACTACAGATGtttagaaataaattatttatgttcCGATGACTGGTTGAATGAAACAcatttacacacatacaaacaTAGGCTATATACACACACATGTGAGCATCTGAAAAATGGAATGCTctaaaataattgtaaaataagaTGCCATAACTTAATATGTACAATAAATGGCAATTTTTAAACGTCAGTACAATATAATCTTAATCTAGGAACAATGTCACAGTACATAATCAGTCTTATCGTCGTTCCCGATACCGATGATGGTCGCGATCACGGTCACGGTCACGGTCACGTTCTCGATCCCTATCTCGATCACGCTCACGGTCGCGTTCACGATCTCTGTCACGGTCTCGATCTCGATCACGATCTCTATCACGGTCACGATCCCGATCTCGTTCACGATGTCTTTCACTGGTTCTCCACAAGAACTCATCCACTGAGCGGTCGTAGGAACGTTTATCAGAATGACTTGAACTACGTGGAGGGAGTGGATATTCTGGAAGAGGTAAACCATCATAATAACGAGGAGGTGGAGGTATTGTGTCATATGGTGATGGTGTTGAAGAAACATACATCCCTGGAGGTGGAACGTATGGCATAGGTGGAAGCTGATGCTGTAACGAACGCATGTAATCGGCAACATAAGCCTCTGCAGCAGCACTGCCACTTCCATAGGGTCGTCCACTATCTCGTGAGCTGCCAAACCACATAGAAAATCTCTCCCTGTGTCGAGATGGAGAACTTTTGTAAACATTCCCACTGTTACCTATCCGTGATCTAGAACTCAGAAAATACTTTCTTCGCACTCTTCCGTATGGCCCACCTCTGCCACGCCATCCATATGAAGATCTTTGTAAATAGCGAGTGCTACTCCGTGGATAGTTGTCCTGTCTGTAACGAGAACTGCGTAGTCGTATAATTTTAGAGGCCTCCTTAGATTTACGAAGAATAGGAGTCATCTCAATTCCTTCatcttctggaaataatctgcacaACTCTTCTGCAACTTTGGGCTCAATTTCTTGCCCATCACGACCAATTTTTACTGGTTTTCCTTCATTCCATGGATTATAAAGATGCATCGTAGAATTGAAGGGCAATTCCTTGCGGCACACCCAATCAACCCTGAATACACCTCCAAGAGCCTTGGCTGACAAGCCAGGAGGTAACACCCATGATATAGGAGAAACATCTCTTCGTGATTCTCCATGTAATCTTGCAAAACCTGCAAATTTACCACTCTCTTTCACTGAAAATATCAGTAGGACATTTCTTGACTCCCTAAAAGCTTGATTCAATTTCGATTCATTTTGTGGAAGAGTAGACCAAACACCTTTGGCTTTAGATAATGTGACATTCTCAGCATTGTTGCTTTTCATAACAAAGAATCGGGCATCACGGAATAGGTAGTTCAATTTCGTCATGTAATCGTAAGATTTGCTTTTTTCTTTGGATTTGCACCTCTTTATTTCTGGGGAAGGACTTTTACGATCCCTGGATCGACTTCGCTTAAGCTTGTGTCTGGTTCTTTTGTCCTTGGGATCGGTAGAATCAGAGCTAACAGAACTTATACTTGGCTGGCTGGAACAACTTTCTGAAGAAGATGAACTAACCTCACTACGAGTATCGTATTCGGGCATTTCATCTAATTTCAGTTCGTCTCCCATTTCTTCACTAAAGCTGAGATTCAAATTCTCGGCTTCAGCGCTGACTTCCATATCGCCATCCTCCATCACTTTTAAGAACATTCACCGACTATGATctcaaaaaatataataattactgcTATAAATACACTAATAAACTTTACTTGCAGGCCAAAGTTTACATTTCTATGTGGGTATCTAACATGGTAAACAAACTTGAAGGTTAGTCGCCGGTTCCACGCTGTACACAACCAAAACACTAGATTAATTCCTGTTTCATGTTCATATGTGACAAACATTAATTTTCATTCATTGTGACACTCTGGCAATGATTCAAGTAAGTGGTGAACAATACCGGCAACAAAATGTTTTCTTTACTTCACTCTTAAGCTCACCGTCACCAAACACGCAAACTAACTCTTCTGTTGTCATTAACCACAGAGCAGCCAACATCGATTATTCAAATTACTCTATCCTAACGAAATTTCTTTAGAAAAAACACCGTTCAAAGAATAATGTCTTAAATTGATGTTGATTATATTATAGTTTAGACCTGTTTGTACAGTCATGCAGGATATCAAAAATATGAACTAGAccatggccagactacactaaagTAAAGTCCGGCCATGACTAGACACAAGTTGTGCGTTTCTTTAACTGCTGATGGTCTTAAAGAAGTTTTGCATTGTCCCAAGAAGGGAAACATACAAgatcaatttaaacaaaaaaattttaaaaaagaaaatagatgAAGCAATCCCGGCATGAAGCAAAACTGTTTAGTTTAAAGTAACTTATAgaagcatgaaaaaaaaaaaaaaaaaaaaaaaatagccgtTACAGAAAAAGGTGTACTATGAGCCTTTACagaatttatattcatattatgaataAAAAAGAAATAGTCATATTTACTTCTTAAGGACATTTAAAACACCCTGACGCGCCTCCATGTAACTCGAATGCCACATAACGCAACACACGGAAGCAATGCAATTTTAACGTAACTTTTCTCGCCCTCATAGTCCCATTTTACTTGTGCAATGATTTGGTAGTATTTTATAAAGCGCTATCACACCGCTGCCAGAAATTATACTTTCATCAACCAGATGCAGGATGCGTGTGCAAGCTCTGCGGGAAATTGTATAAGActtataaccaaatacagtagagacaatacacgacacttacggatttcgccttgctaaagtgggagacaattcgacggtggcgctcctagtgacttgacctgaacaaatcgcgctaaattcaaatatcaatggaaatgtatatacggaaatggataaataaattacgtctagaaagaaagtggtattgagatattaacttcgaagttgctaaagcaattctggataaatgaatgaagaattatttaaaaggttattattcaaagactgaaattagacatataaacatggtgtgaaatggactgctgtgaaatggcttgatctttcatttatgcattacttttttagctttaacatatctgcctgaaatcttacggttggatttgtctttcttcctcatttaaaaacaatgtatcatcatattagacatttgtcaataaaaatatcggcacattccttacacatatgatgcaatgaattaacatttaatagctggacaattttcctcttaacatgaagcctactatcagaaagaaaatctataaaatcccggctttaatctgagaagagggataaaagaaagaaaagtttgaaaatgttgtcgatagtgatgctttgaggaatatttacgtacaattagagtaaaaatgtaacatacccttggctgtacagacgaggatttttaaagtcgctggcctggaaatgatctgaacagatcttataattcttatacaagcgtaacgtcccttctttcttgtacactttatccaaatcgcttctgtgacatttcaaaacccacagatcacacctacaacaacacatcggtattgaaggttaactgctgcactatacaataaaatatgcgtattatattttaaggccgttaaaacatgggtcgagcaggtcagaagattatgaagtactataaaaatatctgtcactggaagaatatatatgcaaacacaatattacttacatgttcttgtcacgagggaacctgaagaacgagcgcgcatttttctctacttcgtaattactgcagacaaacacagcacatacctttcccctcatgttgacaggagatatcaaggaatggcacatgctactatttaattatgtcaactcactgaaaacgcataattaacaccaaaaacttcacacaaaaatacacgtgctcttatgacagaatcagtaccgttcaggtctatccgctagagtgtgctccaatagctgtccctcgatatctcgctcagtgtcgtgtattgtctctactgtatttgttataacTCATCTCTCACAGAATATAATCGATATATTTTACAAAATCGTGCGCTTTTCTGTAAATAATAGTATCCATATCAATATAAAATATAGCTTTCATTAATTAACTACAATGAGACGAGTTTGAGTGAAATTCACTCTTTGCATTCATTTTCTTCATGGAATATTCAACGGACTAGCGTCCACGGATTTTTCAAAGTGCGATAGGTCGCTGTGGGGTCGTTTAATCAAGACCaactattgtagttggtcttggtttaaTTCAAATCAAATGCGTAACGACGAACTCAAGATATAATCAAGTCACtgattaaaagaaaaagaaagagttcACCGGCAGCAGATAATTAACACTCAAATAAATAGAATATCTATTATTACTATAACCGTATAACGTATTGGCGCAGGCGGGAAAAGTAGGCACATAGTAAAAAAAGTGCGAAGCTTTGGTTATCCCCCCTCATATTgccagagagagaaaaaaaagagatGAGTTTATTCCTGTTTTTTTAGCCAGCGATTTAATTTAAAACTCAAACTAAACAGGGGGTGGGCACTTATTCTCTTTGGGGGGTGGAAGTAGCTCGCGTCGGTATCGGAACACTCCAATGATGCTACCGAATTCGGTCTGTAAAAGATAACTAAGGGTCCGCCCACTTCCGTCAGTTATCTAAAACACATTTCCCTCGCCATTCCATTACATGCTTTTATCATTCCCTTATTTCATATCACTTTTAACAGAGTAAAGACAGTTAAAACAGGCTACTGCTGCCCGAGGTAGAATGATAGGTCTAGATTCACAATGTTGAAAATATATCCAAATGAAGGTGCTGAAGTTGATATTTGCAGCTCTAATTATGTTGCTATTGGTTCTggcattattattttattccagTTTCAAAGAAGTAGAAAGCCTTTACAACCTACAAAAATACCAGCAAACCCAACATATAAACTTTAAATTGGATGCATTTGTAGGTAGCCCTATATTGTTTTATGAGTACAGTTTTAGCCCAAAACCGGAAGATAATTATTGTATTCATATGTCTTACCTTATAAGAATGTTACGAAATTCCAGGA is drawn from Anabrus simplex isolate iqAnaSimp1 chromosome 1, ASM4041472v1, whole genome shotgun sequence and contains these coding sequences:
- the LOC136874906 gene encoding YTH domain-containing protein 1-like, whose protein sequence is MFLKVMEDGDMEVSAEAENLNLSFSEEMGDELKLDEMPEYDTRSEVSSSSSESCSSQPSISSVSSDSTDPKDKRTRHKLKRSRSRDRKSPSPEIKRCKSKEKSKSYDYMTKLNYLFRDARFFVMKSNNAENVTLSKAKGVWSTLPQNESKLNQAFRESRNVLLIFSVKESGKFAGFARLHGESRRDVSPISWVLPPGLSAKALGGVFRVDWVCRKELPFNSTMHLYNPWNEGKPVKIGRDGQEIEPKVAEELCRLFPEDEGIEMTPILRKSKEASKIIRLRSSRYRQDNYPRSSTRYLQRSSYGWRGRGGPYGRVRRKYFLSSRSRIGNSGNVYKSSPSRHRERFSMWFGSSRDSGRPYGSGSAAAEAYVADYMRSLQHQLPPMPYVPPPGMYVSSTPSPYDTIPPPPRYYDGLPLPEYPLPPRSSSHSDKRSYDRSVDEFLWRTSERHRERDRDRDRDRDRDRDRDRDRDRERDRERDRDRDRERDRDRDRDRDHHRYRERR